In a genomic window of Streptomyces roseoviridis:
- a CDS encoding carbohydrate ABC transporter permease — translation MTVLDRIEVRAEAAAPPGTPRDRERRRAWDEVPRWQIYLPLGAYLLFTLVPFYWILLFALRPAGSTSLVPWPMTTAHFEKVWTERGFATYFENSVYIGIATLVLTTVVALAGGYALARFEFRLKKGFMLALLCSQFVPGALLLVPLFQIFAGLRMINSFGSVIIAETVFQLPLSMILISGFIRNVPYSLEEAAWVDGCGRFRAFRIVVLPLLRPGLVAVGSFAFVHAWNHFLFALMFLGNQEKQTIPVGLNTLMGADSVDLGALAAGGVIAAVPVVIVFAFIQKWLVTGFSAGAVKG, via the coding sequence ATGACCGTCCTCGACCGGATCGAGGTCCGGGCCGAAGCGGCCGCCCCGCCCGGCACGCCCCGCGACCGCGAGCGGCGCCGGGCCTGGGACGAGGTGCCCCGCTGGCAGATCTACCTTCCGCTCGGCGCGTACCTCCTCTTCACCCTGGTCCCCTTCTACTGGATCCTGCTCTTCGCGCTGCGCCCGGCCGGCTCCACCTCGCTCGTGCCGTGGCCGATGACGACGGCCCACTTCGAGAAGGTGTGGACCGAGCGCGGCTTCGCCACCTACTTCGAGAACAGCGTGTACATCGGCATCGCCACCCTCGTGTTGACGACGGTGGTGGCCCTGGCCGGCGGATACGCCCTCGCGCGCTTCGAGTTCCGGCTCAAGAAGGGGTTCATGCTGGCGCTGCTGTGTTCGCAGTTCGTGCCGGGCGCGCTGCTGCTGGTGCCGCTGTTCCAGATCTTCGCCGGTCTGCGGATGATCAACTCCTTCGGCAGCGTGATCATCGCGGAGACCGTCTTCCAGCTGCCGCTGTCGATGATCCTCATCAGCGGCTTCATCCGGAACGTACCGTACTCCCTGGAGGAGGCCGCCTGGGTCGACGGCTGCGGACGGTTCCGGGCCTTTCGCATCGTGGTGCTGCCGCTGCTGCGGCCCGGCCTGGTCGCGGTCGGCTCCTTCGCCTTCGTCCACGCCTGGAACCACTTCCTCTTCGCCCTGATGTTCCTCGGCAACCAGGAGAAGCAGACCATCCCGGTCGGCCTCAACACCCTGATGGGCGCGGACAGCGTCGACCTCGGCGCGCTCGCGGCGGGCGGGGTGATCGCCGCCGTACCGGTGGTGATCGTCTTCGCCTTCATCCAGAAGTGGCTGGTCACCGGCTTCAGCGCGGGGGCGGTGAAGGGATGA
- a CDS encoding dihydrodipicolinate synthase family protein produces MTVPFDDLRAALADVVAIPVTPFAADGGLDTGTHRALLRRMLDAGVRTLTPNGNTGEFYALTPEERRRVTELTVEEAAGRAAVLVGVGHDLPTAVETARHARAAGAGMLMVHQPVHPYVSASGWVDYHRAIAESVPELGIVPYVRTPRLSGVRLAELADACPNVIGVKYAVPDAARFAGFARDAGLERFVWVAGLAEPYAPSYFAGGATGFTSGLVNVAPTLSLEMLHALRAGDYPAAMKVWARIRRFEELRAADGSADNVTVVKEALASLGLCRRDTRPPSRRLPEAARAEVARIAVGWPV; encoded by the coding sequence GTGACCGTGCCGTTCGACGACCTGCGGGCCGCGCTCGCCGACGTGGTCGCCATCCCCGTGACCCCGTTCGCCGCCGACGGCGGCCTCGACACCGGCACCCACCGGGCGCTGCTGCGCCGGATGCTGGACGCGGGGGTGCGCACCCTGACCCCGAACGGGAACACGGGCGAGTTCTACGCCCTCACCCCCGAAGAGCGCCGCCGCGTCACCGAGCTGACCGTCGAGGAGGCCGCCGGACGGGCCGCCGTCCTGGTCGGTGTCGGCCACGACCTGCCGACCGCCGTCGAGACCGCGCGGCACGCCCGCGCGGCGGGCGCCGGGATGCTGATGGTGCATCAGCCGGTGCATCCGTACGTCTCGGCATCCGGCTGGGTGGACTACCACCGGGCCATCGCGGAGTCCGTGCCGGAGCTCGGGATCGTGCCGTACGTGCGCACCCCCCGGCTGAGCGGGGTCCGGCTCGCCGAGCTCGCCGACGCCTGTCCGAACGTGATCGGCGTGAAGTACGCCGTGCCGGACGCGGCGCGCTTCGCCGGCTTCGCGCGGGACGCGGGCCTGGAGCGGTTCGTGTGGGTGGCGGGGCTGGCCGAGCCGTACGCCCCCTCCTATTTCGCGGGTGGCGCGACCGGCTTCACCTCCGGCCTGGTCAACGTCGCACCGACCCTCTCCCTGGAGATGCTGCACGCCCTGCGCGCCGGCGACTACCCGGCGGCCATGAAGGTGTGGGCCCGGATCCGCCGCTTCGAGGAGCTGCGGGCGGCGGACGGCAGCGCCGACAACGTCACGGTCGTCAAGGAGGCGCTGGCCTCGCTCGGTCTGTGCCGGCGCGACACCCGGCCGCCGAGCCGCCGGCTGCCGGAGGCCGCCCGGGCCGAGGTCGCCCGGATAGCCGTCGGGTGGCCGGTATGA
- a CDS encoding DUF5997 family protein — MTQHQTAQTMKPATAAKKLGVYLDATPAEFREGVVSRSELNALQTDPPEWLRELRRNGPHPRPVVAAKLGISISGLARGGVTEALTTEQIEALKDENPEWLQKERATQAEVRKEAARIKEKRAEEAAKAADRD; from the coding sequence ATGACGCAGCACCAGACCGCCCAGACGATGAAGCCCGCCACCGCGGCCAAGAAGCTGGGCGTGTACCTCGATGCCACCCCCGCCGAGTTCCGCGAGGGTGTCGTCTCCCGCTCCGAGCTCAACGCGCTCCAGACCGATCCGCCGGAGTGGCTGCGCGAGCTCCGCCGCAACGGCCCGCACCCCCGGCCCGTCGTGGCGGCCAAGCTGGGCATCTCCATCTCCGGACTCGCCCGCGGCGGCGTCACGGAGGCCCTGACCACCGAGCAGATCGAAGCCCTCAAGGACGAGAACCCGGAGTGGCTGCAGAAGGAGCGCGCCACCCAGGCCGAGGTCCGCAAGGAGGCCGCCCGCATCAAGGAGAAGCGCGCGGAGGAGGCCGCGAAGGCCGCCGACCGCGACTGA
- the araD gene encoding L-arabinonate dehydratase codes for MSAGAGRRPEELRSHQWYGTEGLRSFSHRARTRQLGYLPEEHLGKPVIAVLNTWSDINPCHVHLRDRAQAVKRGVWQAGGFPLEFPVSTLSETFQKPTPMLYRNLLALETEELLRSYPVDGAVLMGGCDKSTPALLMGAASVDLPAVFVPAGPMLPGHWRGETLGSGTDMWKYWDEKRAGRIGDCEMAELENGLARSPGHCMTMGTASTLTAAAETLGVTAPGASSIPAVDSGHDRMAAASGMRIVELVRRDVRLSRILTREAYEDAVAAVLALGGSTNAVIHLIAMAGRSGVRLTLDDFDRIARTVPVLANLRPGGRFLMEDFHFAGGLPGFLSRLTHVLHLDRPTVAHATLREQLAGALVHDEEVIRPRERPLAAEGGLAVLRGNLCPDGAVIKHIAMEQRLLKHTGPAVVFDDYRTMQRTIDDPALGITPDHVLVLRGAGPKGGPGMPEYGMLPIPAYLLEQGVKDMVRISDARMSGTSYGACVLHVAPESYVGGPLALVRTGDTITLDVPGRSLHLDVDEAELARRRAEWTPPPARYERGYGALYSEQITQADTGCDFAFLARPGVTPDPYAG; via the coding sequence ATGAGCGCCGGTGCGGGACGGCGTCCCGAGGAGCTGCGCAGCCACCAGTGGTACGGCACGGAGGGCTTGCGGTCCTTCAGTCACCGGGCGCGGACCCGGCAGCTGGGCTACCTGCCCGAGGAGCACCTGGGCAAGCCGGTGATCGCGGTGCTCAACACCTGGTCGGACATCAACCCGTGCCATGTCCATCTGCGCGACCGCGCGCAGGCGGTGAAGCGGGGGGTGTGGCAGGCGGGCGGCTTCCCGCTGGAGTTCCCGGTGTCGACGCTGTCGGAGACCTTCCAGAAGCCGACGCCGATGCTCTACCGCAATCTCCTCGCCCTGGAGACCGAGGAGCTGCTGCGCTCGTACCCGGTCGACGGGGCCGTGCTGATGGGCGGTTGCGACAAGTCGACTCCGGCGCTGCTCATGGGCGCGGCGTCGGTCGACCTGCCGGCGGTGTTCGTGCCGGCGGGTCCCATGCTGCCGGGGCACTGGCGCGGGGAGACCCTCGGTTCCGGCACGGACATGTGGAAGTACTGGGACGAGAAGCGGGCCGGGCGGATCGGCGACTGCGAGATGGCCGAGCTGGAGAACGGACTCGCCCGCTCCCCCGGCCACTGCATGACCATGGGCACGGCCTCCACGCTGACGGCCGCGGCGGAGACGCTCGGCGTCACCGCGCCGGGCGCGTCGTCGATCCCCGCGGTGGACTCCGGGCACGACCGGATGGCGGCCGCCTCGGGCATGCGGATCGTGGAGCTGGTGCGCCGGGACGTGCGGCTGTCGCGGATCCTGACCCGGGAGGCGTACGAGGACGCGGTCGCCGCGGTGCTCGCGCTGGGCGGCTCGACGAACGCCGTGATCCATCTGATCGCGATGGCGGGGCGCTCCGGAGTGCGCCTCACGCTCGACGACTTCGACCGGATCGCGCGCACGGTGCCGGTGCTGGCGAACCTGCGGCCGGGCGGCCGGTTCCTGATGGAGGACTTCCACTTCGCCGGCGGCCTGCCGGGGTTCCTGTCGCGGCTGACGCACGTGCTGCACCTGGACCGGCCCACGGTCGCGCACGCGACGCTGCGGGAGCAGCTGGCGGGCGCGCTGGTCCACGACGAGGAGGTGATCCGGCCCCGGGAGCGGCCGCTGGCGGCCGAGGGCGGGCTCGCGGTGCTGCGCGGCAACCTGTGCCCGGACGGGGCGGTGATCAAGCACATCGCGATGGAGCAGCGGCTGCTGAAGCACACCGGTCCTGCCGTCGTCTTCGACGACTACCGCACGATGCAGCGGACCATCGACGACCCCGCGCTCGGCATCACCCCCGACCACGTCCTCGTGCTGCGCGGCGCCGGACCCAAGGGCGGTCCGGGCATGCCGGAGTACGGGATGCTGCCGATCCCCGCGTACCTGCTGGAGCAGGGGGTGAAGGACATGGTGCGGATCTCCGACGCCCGGATGAGCGGCACGAGTTACGGCGCGTGCGTGCTGCACGTGGCGCCCGAGTCGTACGTCGGCGGGCCGCTCGCCCTGGTCCGCACCGGGGACACGATCACCCTGGACGTCCCCGGCCGCTCGCTGCACCTGGACGTGGACGAGGCGGAGCTGGCCCGCCGCAGGGCGGAGTGGACGCCGCCGCCCGCGCGCTACGAACGGGGCTACGGCGCCCTGTACAGCGAGCAGATCACCCAGGCGGACACGGGCTGCGACTTCGCGTTCCTGGCCCGGCCGGGGGTCACGCCCGACCCGTACGCGGGCTGA
- a CDS encoding LysR family substrate-binding domain-containing protein, translating to MTGSDASSSPSAPAPSAPPAVSFRLAYVPGVTPSKWVRIWQERLPDVPLELVQVEAAEAAGLLRGRGADAAFLRLPVDRTELSAIPLYTETTVVVVPKDHLVAAAEEVTVEDIADDIVLHPLDDTLDWEAPPGRPAFERPATTADAIELVAAGIGLLVVPQSLARLYHRKDLTYRTLTGTPQSQVALSWPEDATTDLVEDFIGIVRGRTVNSSRGRRSDEQASKTDRAAKAAKNAKGAGSGRSEKPKQGQKPSGSGARRRSGGGGAAPRGGRSGKPRRRS from the coding sequence GTGACAGGCTCGGACGCAAGCTCCTCCCCCAGTGCCCCCGCTCCCTCCGCTCCCCCGGCGGTGTCCTTCCGGCTGGCGTACGTGCCGGGGGTGACGCCCTCGAAGTGGGTGCGGATCTGGCAGGAGCGCCTGCCGGACGTGCCGCTGGAGCTGGTCCAGGTGGAGGCGGCCGAGGCGGCGGGGCTGCTGCGCGGGCGCGGCGCCGACGCCGCGTTCCTGCGGCTTCCGGTGGACCGTACGGAGCTGAGCGCCATCCCCCTGTACACGGAGACGACCGTCGTCGTCGTCCCGAAGGACCACCTGGTCGCGGCGGCGGAGGAGGTCACCGTCGAGGACATCGCGGACGACATCGTGCTGCATCCGCTCGACGACACCCTGGACTGGGAGGCGCCGCCGGGCCGTCCCGCCTTCGAGCGGCCGGCGACGACGGCCGACGCGATCGAGCTGGTCGCGGCCGGGATCGGGCTTCTGGTGGTGCCGCAGTCCCTGGCCCGGCTGTACCACCGCAAGGACCTCACGTACCGGACGCTGACCGGGACGCCGCAGTCGCAGGTGGCGCTGTCGTGGCCGGAGGACGCGACCACCGATCTGGTGGAGGACTTCATCGGGATCGTGCGGGGGCGCACCGTGAACAGCTCGCGGGGCCGCCGCTCCGACGAGCAGGCGTCGAAGACGGACAGGGCCGCGAAGGCGGCGAAGAACGCCAAGGGTGCCGGGAGCGGCCGCTCGGAGAAGCCGAAGCAGGGCCAGAAGCCCTCGGGCTCCGGCGCCCGCCGCCGGTCCGGCGGCGGGGGCGCGGCCCCCCGGGGCGGGCGGTCCGGCAAGCCGCGCCGCCGTTCCTAG
- the xylA gene encoding xylose isomerase — protein MPQNLLPTPDDRFTFGLWTVGWQGRDPFGDATRPALDPVESVERLAALGAYGVTFHDDDLIPFGAEESERDTAVKRFRAALDRTGLKVPMATTNLFTHPVFKDGAFTANDRDVRRFALRKTIRNIDLAVELGASVYVAWGGREGAESGAAKDVRVALDRMKEAFDLLGEYVTGQGYELRFAIEPKPNEPRGDILLPTVGHALAFIERLERPELVGVNPETGHEQMAGLNFPHGIAQALWAGKLFHIDLNGQSGIKYDQDFRFGAGDLRQAFWLVDLLETAGYEGPRHFDFKPVRTDGFDGVWESAKNCMRNYLILKERAAAFRADPEVVAALAASRLDELALPTAADGLAGLLADPTAYETFDARAAAERSMAFERLDQLALEHLLGVR, from the coding sequence ATGCCGCAGAACCTCCTCCCCACTCCCGACGACCGCTTCACCTTCGGCCTGTGGACGGTCGGATGGCAGGGTCGCGATCCCTTCGGGGACGCCACCCGGCCGGCCCTCGACCCGGTCGAGTCGGTCGAACGGCTCGCCGCGCTCGGCGCGTACGGCGTCACCTTCCACGATGACGACCTCATTCCGTTCGGAGCGGAGGAGAGCGAGCGCGATACGGCCGTCAAGCGTTTCCGGGCCGCCCTGGACCGCACCGGCCTGAAGGTGCCGATGGCCACCACCAACCTGTTCACGCACCCGGTCTTCAAGGACGGCGCCTTCACCGCCAACGACCGGGACGTGCGCCGCTTCGCGCTGCGCAAGACGATCCGCAACATCGACCTGGCCGTCGAGCTGGGCGCCTCGGTGTACGTCGCCTGGGGCGGCCGGGAGGGCGCCGAGTCGGGCGCCGCCAAGGACGTCCGGGTCGCGCTGGACCGCATGAAGGAGGCCTTCGACCTGCTCGGCGAGTACGTCACCGGGCAGGGGTACGAGCTGCGCTTCGCGATCGAGCCCAAGCCCAACGAGCCGCGCGGTGACATCCTGCTGCCGACCGTCGGGCACGCGCTGGCCTTCATCGAGCGCCTGGAGCGGCCCGAGCTCGTGGGCGTCAACCCGGAGACGGGCCACGAGCAGATGGCCGGGCTCAACTTCCCGCACGGCATCGCGCAGGCGCTGTGGGCGGGCAAGCTCTTCCACATCGACCTCAACGGCCAGTCCGGCATCAAGTACGACCAGGACTTCCGGTTCGGCGCGGGCGATCTGCGGCAGGCGTTCTGGCTGGTCGACCTCCTGGAGACGGCCGGCTACGAGGGCCCGCGCCACTTCGACTTCAAGCCGGTGCGCACGGACGGCTTCGACGGGGTGTGGGAGTCGGCGAAGAACTGCATGCGCAACTACCTGATCCTCAAGGAGCGGGCGGCCGCCTTCCGGGCCGACCCCGAGGTCGTCGCCGCCCTGGCCGCCTCCCGCCTGGACGAACTGGCCCTCCCGACGGCCGCCGACGGGCTCGCGGGGCTGCTCGCCGACCCGACCGCGTACGAGACCTTCGACGCGCGGGCGGCGGCGGAGCGCTCGATGGCGTTCGAGCGGCTGGACCAGCTGGCCCTGGAGCATCTGCTCGGGGTGCGCTGA
- a CDS encoding Gfo/Idh/MocA family oxidoreductase: MSPTSPDIPNTPAGPAGRAGTPVPVVLAGARGHGRWHLTELRRLEGAGLVRLAGVCELRPLDATELAGFGAPPAQSADLDALLAATGARIAIVCTPIATHAELALVAARRGVHLLLEKPPAPSYAEFRRMTDGVAAAGVACQVGFQSLGSHAVPAIRDLIADGAIGELLGVGGAGAWVRDEAYFRRSPWAGRRRLDGADVVDGALTNPLAHAVATALALAGAPRAEDVVHIETELSRAHAIESDDTSCVRIVTAAGPQVTVAATLCAETAAEPYVVVHGSRGRITFWYKRDRVLLQRAGHGPVETPHGRTGLLENLVAHVTAGEPLLVPPEATGAFMRVVEAVRCAPDPAELPEEFWLTVRGEGGPRRTVPGIGRLVDESAETLRLFSELGAPWARRAREVVR, translated from the coding sequence ATGAGCCCGACCAGCCCGGACATCCCGAACACCCCGGCCGGACCGGCCGGCCGGGCCGGCACGCCCGTGCCCGTGGTCCTCGCGGGGGCCCGCGGCCACGGCCGCTGGCACCTGACGGAGCTGCGCCGTCTCGAAGGGGCGGGGCTCGTCCGGCTCGCCGGGGTCTGCGAGCTGCGCCCGCTGGACGCCACCGAGCTGGCCGGTTTCGGCGCGCCCCCCGCGCAGTCGGCGGACCTGGACGCGCTGCTCGCCGCCACCGGCGCGCGGATCGCGATCGTCTGCACCCCCATCGCCACCCACGCCGAGCTCGCGCTCGTGGCCGCCCGGCGCGGGGTCCATCTGCTCCTGGAGAAGCCGCCGGCGCCCTCGTACGCGGAGTTCCGGCGGATGACGGACGGCGTCGCGGCGGCCGGGGTGGCCTGCCAGGTCGGTTTCCAGTCCCTCGGCTCGCACGCCGTGCCCGCGATCCGGGACCTGATCGCCGACGGGGCGATCGGCGAGCTGCTCGGGGTCGGCGGGGCCGGGGCGTGGGTGCGCGACGAGGCGTACTTCCGGCGGTCGCCGTGGGCGGGACGGCGGCGGCTCGACGGCGCCGACGTCGTCGACGGGGCCCTGACCAACCCGCTGGCCCACGCCGTCGCCACCGCGCTCGCGCTGGCGGGCGCCCCGCGCGCCGAGGACGTCGTCCACATCGAGACGGAGTTGTCCCGGGCGCACGCCATCGAGTCCGACGACACCTCCTGCGTCCGGATCGTGACGGCGGCGGGTCCGCAGGTGACGGTCGCGGCGACGCTGTGCGCGGAGACGGCCGCCGAGCCGTACGTGGTGGTGCACGGCAGCCGGGGGCGGATCACGTTCTGGTACAAGCGGGACCGGGTGCTGCTCCAGCGGGCCGGGCACGGCCCGGTGGAGACCCCGCACGGCCGGACCGGGCTCCTGGAGAACCTGGTCGCGCACGTGACGGCCGGCGAGCCGCTGCTGGTGCCGCCGGAGGCGACGGGCGCGTTCATGCGGGTGGTGGAGGCGGTGCGGTGCGCTCCGGACCCGGCGGAACTGCCGGAGGAGTTCTGGCTGACGGTGCGGGGCGAGGGCGGGCCGCGGCGGACGGTGCCCGGGATCGGACGGCTCGTCGACGAGAGCGCCGAGACGCTGAGGCTGTTCTCCGAGCTGGGCGCGCCCTGGGCGCGGCGGGCGCGGGAGGTGGTCCGGTGA
- a CDS encoding sugar ABC transporter permease, which yields MAAAVTPSPRAVRPPGRRRPKGPPRRLPYLLIAPAGLLMLGFIAYPVLSVFFYSLQHYNPTKPWRNGFAGLANFTELFTEDPHFWGTLVFSLKWVVVEVSLQLLFGLALALIVNQTFVGRALGRALVFSPWAVSGVLTSAIWVLLYNSQTGITRYLADAGIGSYGTSWLSDTATVFPAAIVADLWRGVPFFAILILADLQSIPRDLYEAAEVDGASRLRQFLHITLPHLRDAIVLSTLLRAVWEFNNVDLLYTLTGGGPAGETTTLPLYIAHTSVDAHDFGYASALTTVAFVILLFCSTVYLRLSKFGGENR from the coding sequence ATGGCCGCAGCTGTGACCCCATCGCCCCGGGCGGTGCGCCCGCCCGGGCGCCGCCGCCCCAAGGGCCCCCCGCGCCGACTGCCGTATCTGCTGATCGCGCCCGCAGGGCTGCTGATGCTGGGCTTCATCGCGTATCCCGTGCTCAGCGTCTTTTTTTACAGCCTCCAGCACTACAACCCCACCAAACCGTGGCGGAACGGCTTCGCGGGGCTCGCGAACTTCACCGAGCTGTTCACCGAGGACCCGCACTTCTGGGGGACGCTGGTCTTCAGCCTCAAGTGGGTCGTGGTCGAGGTGTCGCTCCAGCTGCTCTTCGGCCTGGCCCTCGCGCTGATCGTGAACCAGACCTTCGTGGGGCGGGCGCTCGGCCGGGCGCTGGTGTTCTCGCCCTGGGCCGTGTCCGGGGTGCTGACCTCCGCGATCTGGGTGCTCCTCTACAACTCCCAGACCGGCATCACCCGTTACCTCGCGGACGCGGGCATCGGCTCGTACGGCACGTCGTGGCTGTCCGACACGGCCACCGTCTTCCCGGCCGCGATCGTGGCCGACCTGTGGCGCGGGGTGCCGTTCTTCGCGATCCTCATCCTCGCCGACCTGCAGTCGATCCCCAGGGACCTGTACGAGGCGGCCGAGGTCGACGGGGCGAGCCGGCTGCGGCAGTTCCTCCACATCACGCTGCCGCACCTGAGGGACGCCATCGTGCTGTCCACGCTGCTGCGGGCGGTGTGGGAGTTCAACAACGTGGACCTGCTGTACACGCTGACCGGCGGCGGGCCCGCGGGCGAGACCACCACCCTGCCGCTGTACATCGCCCACACCAGCGTGGACGCCCATGACTTCGGCTACGCCTCCGCCCTGACCACGGTGGCGTTCGTGATCCTGCTCTTCTGCTCGACGGTGTACCTGCGCCTGAGCAAGTTCGGAGGCGAGAACCGATGA
- a CDS encoding GntR family transcriptional regulator, with product MAFAAPSPIPSRTQFVLEAIKHDILTGGLSPGQALVETELAARFGVSKTPVREALKTLAGSGLVVLNQYKGVTVRMVDADMAREVYDVRLLLEPEAVRRTVAAGAPLEAAREALRRAALAGDTAERSLANREFHRALYLPCGNPLLGRMLDEVRDQAALVSTVAWAAVPSWEREAAEHEEILRLAAAGDVEGAGRAVHDHIASFVARAFPRSEESE from the coding sequence ATGGCCTTCGCCGCCCCCAGCCCCATCCCCTCCCGCACCCAGTTCGTCCTGGAGGCGATCAAACACGACATCCTCACCGGCGGCCTCAGTCCCGGACAGGCGCTGGTGGAGACCGAACTCGCCGCCCGTTTCGGCGTGTCGAAGACCCCGGTGCGCGAGGCGCTGAAGACCCTCGCCGGGAGCGGGCTCGTGGTGCTGAACCAGTACAAGGGCGTCACGGTCCGGATGGTCGACGCCGACATGGCCCGCGAGGTCTACGACGTGCGCCTGCTGCTCGAACCGGAGGCGGTCCGCAGGACGGTGGCGGCCGGCGCGCCCCTGGAGGCGGCCCGCGAGGCGCTGCGCCGGGCGGCCCTCGCCGGTGACACGGCCGAACGCTCCCTCGCCAACCGGGAGTTCCACCGGGCCCTCTACCTCCCCTGCGGCAATCCGCTGCTCGGCCGGATGCTCGACGAGGTCCGCGACCAGGCGGCCCTGGTGTCCACGGTGGCGTGGGCGGCCGTTCCCTCCTGGGAGCGGGAGGCCGCCGAGCACGAGGAGATCCTGCGCCTCGCCGCCGCCGGGGACGTCGAGGGGGCCGGACGGGCCGTCCACGACCACATCGCCTCGTTCGTGGCCCGCGCCTTCCCCCGCTCCGAGGAGTCCGAGTGA
- the xylB gene encoding xylulokinase, which translates to MPQRPVVIGVDSSTQSTKAAVVDAEDGTLLALGRAPHTVTGESGARETDPENWWGALALAVADALKQAAVPSAAVTGIAVAGQQHGLVALGADGRPLRPALLWNDTRSAPEAAALTTALGGPGAWLARTGSVPVAAMTAAKWQWLRAHEPATADRTAAVRLPHDFLTERLAGIAVTDPGDASGTCWYDTAHGAYDPELLALLGLDPAQLPAVAPSAATRAGSLTRTAADALGLPPGIAVAVGTGDNMAAAVGLGLGGAAGGDGLLDHPVVSLGTSGTVFAATRTRPASPGLSGFAAADGGYLPLGCTLNCTLAVDRIATLLGLDREDAAPGDGLVLLPYLDGERTPDLPHATGLLTGLRHSSTPRALLGAAYEGAVFTVLRALDELLTACGLDPADQAVRDRPLRLIGGGARGRAWTGTVRRLSGRPLVVPAATELVALGAAALAAAAVTGAAPVALARAWGTGEGETLPPVPRDEETWTRIAHVLDRAAPTLLS; encoded by the coding sequence ATGCCCCAGCGTCCCGTGGTCATCGGCGTCGACAGCTCCACCCAGTCCACCAAGGCCGCCGTCGTCGACGCGGAGGACGGCACGCTGCTCGCCCTCGGCCGTGCCCCGCACACCGTCACCGGCGAGTCCGGCGCCCGCGAGACCGACCCCGAGAACTGGTGGGGCGCCCTCGCCCTGGCCGTGGCCGACGCCCTGAAGCAGGCCGCCGTCCCGTCCGCCGCCGTCACCGGCATCGCCGTCGCGGGACAACAGCACGGTCTGGTCGCCCTCGGCGCCGACGGCCGCCCGCTGCGCCCGGCCCTGCTCTGGAACGACACCCGCTCCGCACCCGAGGCCGCCGCCCTCACCACCGCCCTCGGCGGCCCAGGCGCCTGGCTCGCCCGCACCGGCTCCGTCCCCGTCGCCGCGATGACCGCCGCGAAATGGCAGTGGCTGCGCGCCCACGAACCCGCCACCGCCGACCGCACCGCCGCCGTCCGGCTCCCGCACGACTTCCTCACCGAACGGCTCGCCGGCATCGCCGTCACCGACCCCGGCGACGCCTCCGGCACCTGCTGGTACGACACCGCGCACGGCGCCTACGACCCCGAACTGCTCGCCCTCCTCGGCCTCGACCCCGCCCAGCTCCCGGCCGTCGCGCCCAGCGCCGCCACCCGCGCCGGCTCTCTCACCCGCACCGCCGCCGACGCCCTCGGCCTCCCGCCCGGCATCGCCGTCGCCGTCGGCACCGGCGACAACATGGCGGCGGCCGTCGGCCTCGGCCTCGGCGGCGCCGCGGGCGGCGACGGACTCCTCGACCACCCGGTGGTCAGCCTCGGCACCTCCGGCACCGTCTTCGCCGCCACCCGCACCCGCCCCGCGAGCCCCGGTCTCTCCGGATTCGCCGCCGCCGACGGCGGCTACCTCCCACTCGGCTGCACCCTCAACTGCACCCTCGCCGTCGACCGGATCGCCACCCTCCTCGGCCTCGACCGCGAGGACGCCGCACCCGGCGACGGCCTCGTGCTCCTGCCGTACCTCGACGGCGAACGCACCCCCGACCTGCCCCACGCCACCGGACTGCTCACCGGACTGCGGCACTCCAGCACACCGCGCGCGCTGCTCGGCGCCGCCTACGAGGGCGCCGTCTTCACCGTGCTGCGCGCGCTCGACGAACTCCTCACCGCCTGCGGGCTCGACCCCGCCGACCAGGCCGTACGCGACCGGCCGCTGCGCCTCATCGGCGGCGGTGCCCGGGGGCGCGCGTGGACCGGGACCGTACGGCGCCTCTCCGGCCGCCCCCTCGTGGTGCCCGCCGCGACCGAACTCGTCGCCCTCGGCGCCGCCGCCCTCGCCGCCGCCGCGGTCACCGGCGCCGCACCGGTGGCGCTCGCCCGGGCCTGGGGAACCGGCGAGGGCGAAACCCTGCCCCCCGTGCCCCGGGACGAGGAGACCTGGACCCGCATCGCGCACGTCCTGGACAGGGCGGCCCCCACGCTCCTGAGCTGA